A window from Euzebya sp. encodes these proteins:
- a CDS encoding proteasome protein, which translates to MTVVLSIRCADGVVIASDSQITDSDRGMSFPAQKLHHLGSHAAWAGSGARGVLDDVKQALDQRADEVLAADRVSHALQEIAVPILKRHYDLFIPDVPGEDSASTPSAYLLAAGYGEGSPFIVEINPNGLVSRYEDIGFHAIGSGAPMAQQAGALLAHFRMVDRPVRFGVLGVVRVIEALSTTSPSVGLEIDVARITAEDGAHHLDQDEIDEAREGVERWIAAEQAVLDDLLD; encoded by the coding sequence ATGACCGTGGTCCTGTCGATCCGCTGCGCCGACGGCGTGGTCATCGCGTCGGACAGCCAGATCACCGACTCCGATCGCGGGATGAGCTTCCCCGCCCAGAAGCTGCACCACCTCGGCAGCCACGCGGCGTGGGCCGGCAGCGGCGCCCGCGGGGTCCTCGACGACGTCAAGCAGGCGCTCGACCAGCGAGCGGACGAGGTCCTGGCCGCCGACCGGGTCAGCCACGCGCTGCAGGAGATCGCGGTGCCGATCCTGAAGCGGCACTACGACCTGTTCATCCCCGACGTCCCGGGGGAGGACAGCGCGAGCACGCCGTCCGCGTACCTCCTGGCGGCGGGGTACGGCGAGGGCTCGCCGTTCATCGTGGAGATCAACCCCAACGGCCTGGTCAGCCGGTACGAGGACATCGGCTTCCACGCGATCGGCAGCGGCGCGCCGATGGCCCAGCAGGCCGGGGCGCTGCTGGCCCACTTCCGCATGGTCGACCGGCCGGTCCGCTTCGGCGTGCTCGGCGTGGTCCGGGTCATCGAGGCGCTGAGCACCACGTCGCCGAGCGTCGGCCTCGAGATCGACGTCGCCCGGATCACCGCCGAGGACGGCGCGCACCACCTCGACCAGGACGAGATCGACGAGGCGCGGGAGGG
- a CDS encoding NUDIX domain-containing protein: MELSGTTGPHGAAGLLLTAEGPEPRMLLVLRSAAVTHPHTWSVPAGSLASGEHPIEGAIREAEEELGGLPDFDVLGTVTDAVTATWSFHTVIARVEAATPVVASGVDAWELASTRWVTASSATRLPLHPRLRACWPRLMEVVARRHHQFALLRL, encoded by the coding sequence ATGGAGCTCTCCGGCACGACCGGCCCGCACGGCGCGGCCGGGCTGCTGCTGACCGCGGAGGGGCCCGAGCCCCGGATGCTGCTGGTCCTCCGCTCCGCCGCGGTCACCCACCCCCACACCTGGAGCGTGCCCGCCGGCTCCCTCGCGTCGGGCGAGCACCCGATCGAGGGAGCGATCCGGGAGGCGGAGGAGGAGCTGGGCGGCCTCCCCGACTTCGACGTGCTGGGGACGGTCACCGACGCGGTCACCGCCACCTGGTCCTTCCACACCGTCATCGCCCGCGTCGAGGCGGCCACGCCGGTCGTGGCGAGCGGGGTGGACGCGTGGGAGCTGGCCAGCACCCGCTGGGTCACCGCGTCGTCGGCGACCCGCCTGCCGCTCCACCCGCGCCTCCGCGCCTGCTGGCCGAGGCTGATGGAGGTCGTCGCCCGCCGCCACCACCAGTTCGCGCTGCTGCGCCTGTGA
- a CDS encoding SDR family oxidoreductase translates to MEYFVTGGTGFIGRYLIERLARRGGTIHVLVREGSLDKLDALRDRLGLDDDVLVPVVGDLSDPLLGVDEATRSRLAGRIDHLFHLAAVYDLTADAERQRIANVDGTERMLALAAELEVGTVHHVSSIAAAGRYDGWFTEDMLDEATGLSDPYYRTKHESEALVHETCRRPWRVYRPGIVLGDSTTGEIDKIDGPYYVFPLLKRLRHALPGWFPLIGLEGRRPPMVPVDYVADAIDHIAHADGWDGKVFHLTGGKPPTSGEVLNTFARVAGAPRFTMRIDPVVFDMIPDAARNGLAALAPVRRIRDAATDALGIPPQLFAYMSNPTKFDTSNTDAALEGSGITAPPLDTYASKLWDYWARYLDPALFIDRTLAGAVAGKRIMITGASSGIGEAAARQIAQAGGTLLLVARSADALEELAEELTELGGTATAHPCDLTDPDDIQRLIDDVIETHGGVDILVNNAGRSIRRSLELSYDRFHDFERTMQLNYFGALKLILGFLPGMRERKSGHIINISSIGCQTNVPRFSAYVASKSALDAFSRCAATEIVDDGCHITTIYMQLVRTKMIAPTKMYDAFPAITPGDAGRLISQAIIDRPKRIATGLGNAAMVGHAVAPKLMDAILNTGYHLFPDSTAAKDGDQSPATGEEASSEGLAFAYLLRGVHW, encoded by the coding sequence ATGGAGTACTTCGTGACGGGCGGGACCGGGTTCATCGGCCGGTACCTCATCGAGCGGCTGGCACGGCGGGGCGGCACCATCCACGTCCTGGTGCGGGAGGGGTCGCTCGACAAGCTCGATGCGCTGCGCGACCGCCTCGGCCTCGACGACGACGTGCTCGTGCCCGTCGTCGGGGACCTGTCCGACCCCCTGCTCGGGGTGGACGAGGCGACGCGGTCCCGCCTGGCCGGCCGCATCGACCACCTCTTCCACCTGGCCGCGGTCTACGACCTCACCGCGGACGCCGAGCGCCAGCGCATCGCCAACGTCGACGGGACCGAGCGGATGCTCGCGCTCGCCGCCGAGCTCGAGGTCGGCACGGTGCACCACGTCTCCTCCATCGCGGCGGCCGGCCGCTACGACGGCTGGTTCACCGAGGACATGCTGGACGAGGCCACCGGCCTGTCCGATCCCTACTACCGCACGAAGCACGAGTCCGAGGCGCTGGTCCACGAGACCTGCCGGCGTCCGTGGCGGGTCTACCGACCCGGGATCGTCCTGGGCGACTCGACCACCGGTGAGATCGACAAGATCGACGGCCCCTACTACGTCTTCCCGCTCCTGAAGCGCCTCCGCCACGCACTGCCCGGCTGGTTCCCGCTGATCGGCCTCGAGGGACGCCGCCCCCCGATGGTGCCCGTCGACTACGTGGCGGACGCGATCGACCACATCGCCCACGCCGACGGCTGGGACGGCAAGGTCTTCCACCTGACCGGTGGCAAGCCCCCGACCTCCGGTGAGGTGCTCAACACCTTCGCCCGCGTCGCCGGAGCACCCCGCTTCACCATGCGGATCGACCCGGTGGTCTTCGACATGATCCCCGACGCCGCCCGCAACGGGCTGGCGGCGCTGGCGCCCGTCCGCCGCATCCGGGACGCGGCGACCGACGCCCTGGGCATCCCCCCGCAGCTGTTCGCCTACATGTCGAACCCGACGAAGTTCGACACCTCGAACACCGATGCCGCCCTGGAGGGGTCCGGCATCACCGCGCCGCCGCTCGACACCTACGCGTCCAAGCTGTGGGACTACTGGGCCCGCTACCTGGACCCGGCGCTGTTCATCGACCGGACCCTCGCCGGCGCGGTCGCCGGCAAGCGGATCATGATCACCGGCGCGTCCTCCGGCATCGGCGAGGCGGCCGCTCGCCAGATCGCCCAGGCCGGCGGCACCCTGCTGCTGGTCGCCCGCAGCGCCGACGCCCTCGAGGAGCTGGCGGAGGAGCTGACCGAGCTCGGCGGGACGGCCACCGCCCACCCCTGCGACCTGACCGACCCCGACGACATCCAACGGCTCATCGACGACGTCATCGAGACCCACGGCGGGGTGGACATCCTCGTCAACAACGCCGGCCGGTCGATCCGGCGGAGCCTCGAGCTGTCCTACGACCGCTTCCACGACTTCGAGCGGACGATGCAGCTGAACTACTTCGGGGCGCTCAAGCTGATCCTCGGCTTCCTGCCGGGCATGCGGGAGCGGAAGTCCGGCCACATCATCAACATCAGCTCGATCGGGTGCCAGACGAACGTCCCCCGCTTCAGCGCGTACGTCGCCTCCAAGTCGGCCCTCGACGCGTTCAGCCGCTGCGCGGCGACCGAGATCGTCGACGACGGCTGCCACATCACCACGATCTACATGCAGCTCGTGCGGACGAAGATGATCGCGCCCACGAAGATGTACGACGCGTTCCCCGCCATCACGCCGGGCGACGCCGGCCGCCTGATCAGCCAGGCCATCATCGACCGGCCCAAGCGCATCGCCACGGGGTTGGGCAACGCGGCGATGGTCGGCCACGCCGTCGCCCCCAAGCTGATGGACGCGATCCTGAACACCGGCTACCACCTGTTCCCCGACTCCACCGCGGCGAAGGACGGCGACCAGAGCCCGGCGACCGGCGAGGAGGCGTCGTCCGAAGGGCTCGCGTTCGCCTACCTCCTCCGGGGGGTCCACTGGTGA